The Penaeus vannamei isolate JL-2024 chromosome 13, ASM4276789v1, whole genome shotgun sequence genome window below encodes:
- the LOC138863696 gene encoding skin secretory protein xP2-like, whose protein sequence is MERLEIFPSASLLLEIFPSASLLLEIFPSASLLLKIFPSASLLLKIFPSHVPATGNIPLSVPATGNIPLSVPATGNIPLSVSATENIPLSVPATENIPLTRACYWKYSPQPSLLLEIFPSASLLLEIFHSACLLLEIFPSASLLLEIFPSASLPLEIFHSASLPLEIFPSASLPLEIFPSAVPATGNIPLSVPATGNIPLSVPATGNIPLSVPATGNIPLSVPATGNIPLSRACYWKYSPQRPCHWKYSTQRACYWKYSPQRPYYWKYSPHVPSTGNIPLSVPATGNIPLSVPPKDHFMVMTMVIEDYLH, encoded by the exons ATGGAGCgcctggaaatattcccctcagcgtccctgctactggaaatattcccctcagcgtccctgctactggaaatattcccctcagcgtctcTGCTACTgaaaatattcccctcagcgtccctgctactgaAAATATTCCCCTCACACGtgcctgctactggaaatattcccctcagcgtacCTGCTAcaggaaatattcccctcagcgtccctgctactggaaatattcccctcagcgtctcTGCTACTgaaaatattcccctcagcgtccctgctactgaAAATATTCCCCTCACACGtgcctgctactggaaatattcccctcagc cgtccctgctactggaaatattcccctcagcgtccctgctactggaaatattccacTCAGCGtgcctgctactggaaatattcccctcagcgtccctgctactggaaatattcccctcagcgtccctgccaCTGGAAATATTCCACTCAGCGTCCCTGccactggaaatattcccctcagcgtccctgccactggaaatattcccctcagc cgtccctgctactggaaatattcccctcagcgtgcctgctactggaaatattcccctgaGCGTCCCTGCCACTGGAAATATTCCactcagcgtccctgctactggaaatattcccctcagcgtccctgctactggaaatattcccctcagc cgtgcctgctactggaaatattcccctcagcgtccctgccaCTGGAAATATTCCACTCAGCGtgcctgctactggaaatattcccctcagcgtccctactactggaaatattcccctca cgtcccttctactggaaatattcccctcagcgtccctgcaactggaaatattcccctcagcgtccctccTAAAGATCATttcatggtgatgacgatggttatTGAGGATTATCTTCattag